DNA from Arthrobacter sp. SLBN-112:
CGAGGAAAAGGAAGCCAGGGAGTACACCCTGGACAACCTCGCGGAACTGGTGGTCAAGCCCGTGGACGGTTCCGGCGGCAAGGGCCTGGTCATCGGCCCCGACGCCTCCAGGGATGAACTGGACGCCCTCCGCCAGCGGATCATCGCTGACCCCCGCGGCTGGATAGCCCAGCCGGTGCTGCAGCTCTCCACCGTCCCCACATTGAGTGGAGACAAGTTCGGCCCCCGGCACGTGGACCTCAGGCCCTTTGCCGTGAACGACGGCGATGACGTCTGGGTCCTTCCGGGCGGCCTGACCCGCGTGGCCCTCAAGGAAGGGTCCCTGATCGTCAACTCCAGCCAGGGCGGCGGATCCAAGGACACCTGGGTCCTTGCAGATTCACCCCAGATGCCGGTGGAAACCGTTCCCCGCCAGGCCGTCACGGTCCGTGAACGGGTCTCCGTATGGCCTGTGGAAAGCAACTGGCGCGACCGCCAGTCGGAGCAGCAGCAGTGAGCCGCGCCGCCGTCGGGCATTTCTTTTACACCGTTCCGGGCGCGCAGGAGGTAGCCGCGAATGCTTAGCCGAATTGCCGAGTCCCTGTTTTGGATCGGCCGCTATGTGGAACGGGCGGACGGTACCGCCCGCATCCTTGACGTCCACCTGGAGCGCCTCAACCACCTCCCCATGGACGAGCGCAGGAGCGTCGCCCAGGAACTGCTGGCGGTCATGGGCGCCCGGCCCCAGAGCGAGGATTTCGGCCTGCCCGAACTGCTCCACGCCCTGGCCTATGACAAGACCAGCGCCACGTCCATCGCCGGCTCCCTGGGCGCTGCCCGCGAGAATGCCCGCCGGGCGCGTGAGACCGTGTCCTCGGGCCTATGGGAGAGCCTGAACACCACCTACTACGGCCTGAGCCAGCACCGCAAGGACGTGGTGGGCACCTACCGCTTCTGCAATTGGACCCTTGAACGCACCGCCATGGTCAGCGGCCTTGCCGACACCACGGTGAGCCATGACGAAAGCTGGCTCTTCCTGGTCCTGGGCCGGTCCCTGGAACGTGCGGACATGACGGCCCGGATGCTGTCCACCCGCGATGTGCTCTCCGCCGGCATGTCCTGGGTGAACATGCTGCGCTGCGCCGGCGCCTACGAGTCATTCCTGCGCACCCGCCGCGCCGCGTTCGGTGACCAGCACGCCGCAGAATTCCTGCTGCTGGACCGGCTCTTCCCCCGCTCCATCGTCTACGCGCTGCGGGACGCCGACGAGTGCCTGGCCAAGCTGGACCCGTCCGCGCAGCGGGTGGGTTTCATCAATGATGCCCGCCGCATCGTGGGGCAGGCCAGGACCTTCCTTGAGTTTCACCGGACGGACGACCTCATGTCCGAGCTGCCCGAGCACATGGAACGGGTCCAGAAGGCAGTGTCCCAGGCCTCGGACGCCATTTCCCGTAAGTACTTCAATCAGGCGGACGAACTGGCCTGGGTGGGAGAAGTGTCATGACCCGGTTGAGCATCGTCCACAGGACGGCCTACAAGTACAACAAGCGCGTCACCCTGTCCTACAACGAGGCCCGGATGACGCCGCTGACGGATTCGCAGCAGGTGGTGCTCGAGTCCGTGGTGAAGGTGTCCCCGTCCCAGGCGGCGGTCAGCACGTACCGCGACTACTGGGGGACCAGGGTCACGGCCTTCGACATGCAGATGCCGCACGAGAACCTCGAGGTGGTCTCCAACATCACGGTGGAGGTGCACCGGGCCGGGAAGATTCCTGCAGAAGCGGACATCGTGGGCTGGGACGTCCTGGCCGCACCGGAAACACTGGACACCTTCAGTGACTGGCTGCCACAGTCCCGGCTGAGCGGGCCGGGCGACGAAGTGCTGGGCATCATCCCGGACGTCGTGGCGGGGAAGAACCCGCACGAAGCTGCCATGGCCGTCTTCGCCTGGATGCGGGGGGAGATGACGTACATGTCCGGCTCCACCGCTGTCACCACCAATGCGGAGGAGGCCTGGGGCCAGCGCCAGGGGGTGTGCCAGGACCTGGCGCACCTGGCGATCGGTGCGCTGCGCAGCTGCGGCATTCCGGCACGCTACGTCTCCGGCTACCTGCACCCGCGGTCCAGCGCCGGAATCGGCGAGACGGTGGCAGGACAGTCGCATGCCTGGCTGGAATGGTGGGACGGTGACTGGCGCAGCTGGGACCCCACCAACCACAAGCCTGCCGGGGACTTCCACGTCACGGTGGCACGCGGCCGGGATTACCGGGACGTGCCCCCGCTCAAGGGCATCCTGTCCGGCGGCGGCGGGTCCGCCCTGAACGTCAGCGTGGAGATCACCCAGCTCGCCTGAGGCGCCAGGTTCCCCGGCCGTAGCGGCCCGGGAACCTGATGTCACGGCTCTATTCCGGTGCCGTCCTGGCGGCGCTGCTGATCTGGGTCCACCACGTCATGGGATCGGTGACCTGGAAGCGGCGGCCGGTGACCGAATCCGGGGTGATGCGGACGAACGCGTCCTTCCGCCCCGACTGCCACGGAAAGAGGTACAGGCGGGAGGTTTCCAGTACATCCTCCGTGCTCTTGACCAGGGCGGCGGTGCCCTTGATCACCACGCTCCAGGCCAGGCCCGTTTCGGGATCCACGCCGTCCGCCTCCACGGCCACGGGGGCATCGCCGGACGCTGCCGACAGCTTGGTTCCCTGGCTGGTCCGGAAGACCAGCGTGCCGCTGTCCACCGTGTAGTTGACCGGGAAGATGTCCGGGCGCCCATCCACCAGCACCGCCAGCCTGCCCACGGAGACCGTCCGCAGCAAGGCCCAGCATTCATGGTGTTCGAGGTTTTGGACTTGGCTAGATGACTCGTTGCTCATGCGGTGAGCATACGCCCTTCACCAGGGACTGGGCTTGTAATCCTTGAGGAAGACGCCGTACTGGTCCTCGCCGTTCTCGCCCATGACGATGGGATCGTAAACCCGTGCCGCGCCGTCCACCAGGTCCAGTGGCGCGTGGAACCCTTCCTCCATCAGCCGGACCTTGGTGAAGTGGGGGCGTTCGTCGGTAATCCAGCCGGTATCGACAGCGGTCATCAGGATGCCGTCAGTGTCCAGCATCTCCTGGGCGCTGGTGCGGGTCATCATGTTCAGTGCGGCCTTGGCCATGTTGGTGTGTGGATGTCCCGGCCCCTTGTAGGCCCGGGAGAACTGGCCTTCCATCGCGGAGACGTTCACGATGTACTTGCGCCGCGCGGTGGAGCGCCTCATGGCCCCTCGCAGCCGGCTGACCAGCAGGAACGGCGCGGTGACGTTGCAGAGCTGAACCTCAAGCATTTCGAGCGGATCCACTTCGTCCACCACCTGGGTCCAGCTGTTGATGGTGGCAAGGTCAGGGACCAGGCCGCCGGCGTCGATGGCGGTGCCGGAGGCGATCCGCTCCAGCGAGGCGGACCCGGTGGACAGTGCCAGTGACGTGATGGCGTCGCCAGCCAGGACCGGGTGTTCGGTGACGCTGCCGGCAAGCGCCAGCGGATGCTTGTCGTGGGCGTGGCCGAAGGTCAGCAGTTCGGGGCCGCCGTCGGCGTGCTCCAGTGCCGCGGGAAGCGGTTCGTCCTCGGCGTCCACCAGCGGCTTGTACGCGTTGCCGGAACGGCGCACGGTCTGGGCGGCGTTGTTGATGATGATGTCCAGAGGACCGGCCTCGTTGAGGGAATCGGTCAGGGCCATGACCTGGGCAGGATCGCGCAGGTCGATGCCCACGATCCGGAGCCGGTGCAGCCATTCGCCGCTGTCTTCC
Protein-coding regions in this window:
- a CDS encoding alpha-E domain-containing protein, with translation MLSRIAESLFWIGRYVERADGTARILDVHLERLNHLPMDERRSVAQELLAVMGARPQSEDFGLPELLHALAYDKTSATSIAGSLGAARENARRARETVSSGLWESLNTTYYGLSQHRKDVVGTYRFCNWTLERTAMVSGLADTTVSHDESWLFLVLGRSLERADMTARMLSTRDVLSAGMSWVNMLRCAGAYESFLRTRRAAFGDQHAAEFLLLDRLFPRSIVYALRDADECLAKLDPSAQRVGFINDARRIVGQARTFLEFHRTDDLMSELPEHMERVQKAVSQASDAISRKYFNQADELAWVGEVS
- a CDS encoding transglutaminase family protein → MTRLSIVHRTAYKYNKRVTLSYNEARMTPLTDSQQVVLESVVKVSPSQAAVSTYRDYWGTRVTAFDMQMPHENLEVVSNITVEVHRAGKIPAEADIVGWDVLAAPETLDTFSDWLPQSRLSGPGDEVLGIIPDVVAGKNPHEAAMAVFAWMRGEMTYMSGSTAVTTNAEEAWGQRQGVCQDLAHLAIGALRSCGIPARYVSGYLHPRSSAGIGETVAGQSHAWLEWWDGDWRSWDPTNHKPAGDFHVTVARGRDYRDVPPLKGILSGGGGSALNVSVEITQLA
- a CDS encoding pyridoxamine 5'-phosphate oxidase family protein, with the translated sequence MSNESSSQVQNLEHHECWALLRTVSVGRLAVLVDGRPDIFPVNYTVDSGTLVFRTSQGTKLSAASGDAPVAVEADGVDPETGLAWSVVIKGTAALVKSTEDVLETSRLYLFPWQSGRKDAFVRITPDSVTGRRFQVTDPMTWWTQISSAARTAPE
- a CDS encoding SDR family NAD(P)-dependent oxidoreductase: MSSPDLTPEDIQACLKVLNTIHAYDEEHPDYISVRRATGKMFKAVKRHRRVTKRDSIADADRAVIAQTATAAPDRIDDETRGNKLAPSATGTIAGHLIRSRPCYICKQHYTQVDAFYHQLCPECAAFSHSKRDARTDLTGRRALLTGGRAKIGMYIALRLLRDGAHTTITTRFPKDAARRFAAMEDSGEWLHRLRIVGIDLRDPAQVMALTDSLNEAGPLDIIINNAAQTVRRSGNAYKPLVDAEDEPLPAALEHADGGPELLTFGHAHDKHPLALAGSVTEHPVLAGDAITSLALSTGSASLERIASGTAIDAGGLVPDLATINSWTQVVDEVDPLEMLEVQLCNVTAPFLLVSRLRGAMRRSTARRKYIVNVSAMEGQFSRAYKGPGHPHTNMAKAALNMMTRTSAQEMLDTDGILMTAVDTGWITDERPHFTKVRLMEEGFHAPLDLVDGAARVYDPIVMGENGEDQYGVFLKDYKPSPW